The nucleotide window CGAGGCTGCGGGCGAGCCGCTCTATTTCGACTCCAACCACCTGACGGTGCGCGGTGCCGAAACGTTGTCGCCCGACCTGGCCGAGGGGCTGGCACCGCTACTCCGCCGCAACTAGCGGGACGAGCTGTCGTCACTGCTCCGCGGCGGCCTTTTTGCGGGCGCGGAAGACATCCGTCTGCACGCCGGCGATGCCCCAATTCTCCAACTCCACCTCGTCGATCACGACGAAGGTGGTCGCGGGA belongs to Stappia indica and includes:
- a CDS encoding tautomerase family protein, whose protein sequence is MPYVNIKVTREGVTREQKARLIAGVTDLLVEVLDKDPATTFVVIDEVELENWGIAGVQTDVFRARKKAAAEQ